The Geodermatophilaceae bacterium NBWT11 genome has a segment encoding these proteins:
- a CDS encoding XdhC family protein has translation MRDVLDDLVGWWRAGETVGMGTVVATWRSAPRPAGASMLVGPDGTAVGSVSGGCVEGAVYEEAKDVVASGDPTLERYGVSDDDAFAVGLTCGGILDVYVESISQETFPELGEVADSVAAHEPVAVVTVVKGPEDRLGNRLVVWPDRTSGSLGLPRLDEAAASDIRGMLAAGRTATLNFGHDGERRGDELTLFVSSFAPPARMVVFGAIDFAAAVARVGAFLGYRVTVCDARPVFATARRFPDAHEVVVEWPHSYLQTEVDAGRIDERTVLCVLTHDPKFDVPLLEVALDLDVAYVGAMGSRRTHDERMDRLREAGLTPGQLDRLSSPIGLDLGARTPEETAISIAAEIIAGRWGGSGERLTGADGPIHASADR, from the coding sequence ATGCGTGATGTCCTGGACGACCTGGTCGGTTGGTGGCGGGCGGGGGAGACCGTCGGCATGGGCACCGTGGTGGCCACCTGGCGCTCCGCGCCGCGCCCGGCCGGGGCCTCGATGCTCGTGGGCCCCGACGGCACCGCGGTGGGCAGCGTGTCCGGCGGCTGCGTCGAGGGCGCGGTCTACGAGGAGGCCAAGGACGTCGTGGCCTCGGGTGACCCCACCCTGGAGCGCTACGGCGTCAGCGACGACGACGCCTTCGCCGTGGGACTGACCTGCGGCGGGATCCTCGACGTCTACGTGGAGTCGATCTCGCAGGAGACGTTCCCGGAGCTGGGCGAGGTGGCCGACTCGGTCGCCGCGCACGAGCCGGTCGCCGTCGTCACGGTGGTCAAGGGCCCCGAGGACCGGCTGGGCAACCGGCTGGTCGTGTGGCCCGACCGCACCTCGGGCTCCCTGGGTCTGCCGCGGCTGGACGAGGCCGCGGCCTCCGACATCCGCGGCATGCTCGCCGCCGGCCGCACCGCGACGCTGAACTTCGGCCACGACGGGGAGCGGCGCGGCGACGAGCTGACCCTGTTCGTGTCCTCGTTCGCCCCGCCGGCCCGGATGGTCGTCTTCGGCGCGATCGACTTCGCCGCCGCCGTCGCCCGGGTCGGTGCCTTCCTGGGGTACCGGGTCACCGTCTGCGACGCCCGCCCGGTCTTCGCCACCGCCCGCCGCTTCCCCGACGCCCACGAGGTCGTCGTCGAGTGGCCGCACAGCTACCTGCAGACCGAGGTCGACGCCGGCCGCATCGACGAGCGCACGGTGCTCTGCGTGCTCACCCACGACCCGAAGTTCGACGTCCCGCTGCTGGAGGTCGCCCTGGACCTCGACGTGGCCTACGTCGGGGCGATGGGGTCCCGGCGCACGCACGACGAGCGGATGGACCGGCTGCGCGAGGCCGGCCTGACGCCCGGGCAGCTGGACAGGCTGTCCTCGCCGATCGGGCTGGACCTGGGTGCCCGCACCCCGGAGGAGACCGCGATCTCGATCGCCGCGGAGATCATCGCCGGACGGTGGGGCGGTTCCGGTGAGCGGCTGACCGGCGCGGACGGCCCGATCCACGCCTCCGCGGACCGCTGA
- a CDS encoding VWA domain-containing protein → MAPSAGTRDVVDVVLGFARTLRHAGGGASPDRVEAMLQAVGHLDVLDATDVYWAGRLTLCASPDDLDRYDAAFAAYFAGEAPRKPQKSAQQEQRMAESAPLSASDAGSGEDTEEAPDLKAAASEDEVLRTRDVSELSIAERDQLRRLFALLVPAAPMRPSRRRRPDLHGQVHPGRTVRRALRDGGEITRLQHRRARPRPRRVVLLVDVSGSMSPYADALLRFAHAAVRARPASTEVFTIGTRLTRVTREMRLRDPDKALAASGHAIPDWSGGTRIGEVLKAFLDRWGQRGTARGAVVVLCSDGWERGGTELLAEQMRRLHRLAHSVVWVNPHKGRVGYEPLTGGMQAALPAVDHFVAGHSLAAFEELAGVIENA, encoded by the coding sequence GTGGCTCCTAGCGCCGGCACCCGGGACGTCGTCGACGTCGTCCTGGGGTTCGCCCGCACGCTCCGGCACGCCGGGGGCGGCGCGTCCCCGGACCGGGTCGAGGCGATGCTGCAGGCCGTCGGGCACCTCGACGTGCTCGACGCGACCGACGTCTACTGGGCCGGCCGGCTGACGCTGTGCGCGAGCCCGGACGACCTGGACCGCTACGACGCCGCGTTCGCCGCCTACTTCGCCGGCGAGGCCCCCCGGAAGCCGCAGAAGTCGGCGCAGCAGGAGCAGCGGATGGCCGAGTCGGCGCCGCTGTCGGCCTCGGACGCCGGGAGCGGTGAGGACACCGAGGAGGCCCCCGACCTCAAGGCCGCGGCCAGCGAGGACGAGGTGCTGCGCACCCGGGACGTCTCGGAGCTGAGCATCGCCGAGCGCGACCAGCTGCGCCGGCTGTTCGCGCTGCTGGTGCCGGCTGCCCCGATGCGGCCCTCGCGGCGGCGGCGTCCGGACCTGCACGGGCAGGTGCACCCCGGGCGCACGGTCCGGCGGGCGTTGCGGGACGGCGGGGAGATCACCCGGCTGCAGCACCGGCGGGCCCGGCCGCGGCCGCGGCGGGTGGTGCTGCTGGTCGACGTGTCGGGCTCGATGAGCCCGTACGCCGACGCGCTGCTGCGCTTCGCGCACGCCGCGGTGCGGGCGCGCCCGGCGTCCACCGAGGTGTTCACCATCGGCACCCGGCTGACCCGGGTGACCCGGGAGATGCGGCTGCGCGATCCGGACAAGGCGCTGGCCGCGAGCGGGCACGCCATCCCGGACTGGTCGGGTGGCACCCGGATCGGCGAGGTGCTCAAGGCCTTCCTGGACCGCTGGGGCCAGCGCGGCACCGCCCGTGGGGCGGTCGTCGTGCTGTGCAGCGACGGCTGGGAACGCGGGGGCACCGAGCTGCTCGCCGAGCAGATGCGCCGGCTGCACCGGCTGGCGCACAGCGTGGTGTGGGTGAACCCGCACAAGGGCCGGGTCGGCTACGAGCCGCTCACCGGCGGGATGCAGGCGGCCCTGCCGGCTGTTGACCACTTCGTCGCCGGGCACAGCCTCGCGGCCTTCGAGGAACTGGCAGGAGTGATCGAGAATGCCTGA
- a CDS encoding MoxR family ATPase, producing MQPTCNAGVERPCEGGSVSQPTTASSRPAETLPADPDALAAALQATGYLPDEGLATAAHLALAMGRPLFLEGEAGVGKTALAHALAEVTGRPMYRLQCYEGLEASQALYDWDFGRQLLHLRAAEAAGSTGDVQQLEAGLYDRRFLLARPLLQALEDAPSVLLIDEIDRADDEFEAFLLELLSDFTISIPELGTVRAASPPLVVLTSNRTREVHDALKRRCLYHWLEHPDFEREVAILRQRLPEVTETLARQVARATAKLRSLDLLKPPGIAEAMDWATALHTLGARELDPETGARTLGAVLKYREDTDRVRALTRGALFGGS from the coding sequence GTGCAACCCACCTGCAACGCAGGTGTGGAACGCCCGTGCGAAGGTGGGTCGGTGAGTCAGCCCACAACTGCGTCGTCCCGCCCGGCCGAGACCCTGCCGGCCGATCCCGACGCCCTCGCCGCGGCGCTGCAGGCCACCGGCTACCTGCCCGACGAGGGCCTGGCCACCGCCGCACACCTGGCGCTGGCGATGGGCCGGCCGCTGTTCCTGGAGGGCGAGGCCGGGGTCGGCAAGACCGCCCTGGCGCACGCGCTCGCCGAGGTCACCGGCCGGCCGATGTACCGGCTGCAGTGCTACGAGGGCCTCGAGGCCAGTCAGGCGCTCTACGACTGGGACTTCGGCCGTCAGCTCCTGCACCTGCGGGCCGCCGAGGCCGCCGGCTCCACCGGCGACGTGCAGCAGCTCGAGGCCGGGCTCTACGACCGGCGCTTCCTGCTGGCCCGCCCGCTGCTGCAGGCCCTCGAGGACGCCCCGTCGGTGCTGCTCATCGACGAGATCGACCGCGCGGACGACGAGTTCGAGGCCTTCCTGCTCGAGCTGCTCAGCGACTTCACCATCTCGATCCCTGAGCTGGGCACCGTGCGCGCGGCCAGCCCGCCGCTGGTGGTGCTCACCTCCAACCGCACCCGTGAGGTGCACGACGCCCTCAAGCGCCGCTGCCTCTACCACTGGCTGGAGCACCCGGACTTCGAGCGCGAGGTGGCGATCCTGCGCCAGCGCCTCCCCGAGGTCACCGAGACCCTGGCCCGCCAGGTCGCCCGGGCGACGGCGAAGCTGCGCAGCCTGGACCTGCTCAAGCCCCCCGGCATCGCCGAGGCGATGGACTGGGCCACCGCGCTGCACACCCTGGGCGCCCGCGAGCTGGACCCCGAGACCGGGGCACGCACCCTCGGCGCCGTCCTGAAGTACCGCGAGGACACCGACCGGGTGCGGGCGCTCACCCGGGGAGCGCTCTTCGGTGGCTCCTAG
- a CDS encoding FAD/NAD(P)-binding protein: MVRLQLRSAPVTSTSALTVALVGAGPTALGVLERLLAHADGRSLDVHLVDPFPPGAGRVWRTEQSDLLWANSLVRDVTVLPDDSVTVPDRVVTSATVWEWAEQVGVGLPGPVGELARRLTPATFPPRTLVSAYLSWVLDSLAAVPGLALHRHATRVVDLVEHPHGVELRLEDGGTLRADTVVLAQGHLDRTPTDEETALAAAAAAAELTHVPTAYTADLDLSVLHPGQDVLVRGAGLAFVDLVTLLTGGRGGVHERDADGRLVYRPSGAEPVLHVGSRRGTPYKAKLGYPWAGPPVPLRFFTPDALTARFGDRPLDLRADLAPVIARELGWAHHTELFRAHPERVAMPWAEFAEAYAATDDPTELVAAAVPDPADRFDLARLDRPLAGARFSSDEELQEWVRGYVRADLARAADPAHSADQAVFTALLFCHGTIAGLVRAGRLTPRSEREDVSGWWMNLFSHLASGPPSPRLEELLALSEAGVVRFTGADTVVGLEDSRWVARSSSTDTVTTATALVEARVPAVDVGRTTDPLLRALLARGVAAEQAGSGRLHVDAAFRLVSAQGMPSARVSAVGFWTSGAQVAAFARPGTNAPFFHQNDALAAALWSAAVRVTTVRAA, translated from the coding sequence ATCGTCCGTCTCCAGCTCCGGAGCGCCCCCGTGACCAGCACGTCCGCACTCACCGTCGCCCTCGTCGGGGCCGGTCCCACCGCACTCGGCGTCCTCGAGCGGCTCCTCGCCCACGCCGACGGGCGCAGTCTCGACGTGCACCTCGTCGACCCGTTCCCGCCCGGCGCGGGACGGGTCTGGCGGACCGAGCAGTCCGACCTGCTGTGGGCCAACTCGCTGGTGCGGGACGTGACCGTGCTCCCCGACGACTCGGTCACCGTGCCCGACCGGGTGGTGACGTCGGCCACCGTGTGGGAGTGGGCCGAGCAGGTCGGGGTCGGCCTCCCCGGCCCGGTGGGCGAGCTGGCCCGCCGACTCACCCCGGCGACCTTCCCCCCGCGCACGCTGGTCAGCGCCTACCTGTCCTGGGTGCTGGACTCCCTGGCCGCCGTCCCGGGCCTGGCCCTGCACCGGCACGCCACCCGGGTCGTCGACCTCGTCGAGCACCCGCACGGCGTGGAACTGCGACTCGAGGACGGCGGGACGCTGCGCGCGGACACCGTCGTGCTCGCCCAGGGGCACCTGGACCGCACGCCCACCGACGAGGAGACCGCGCTCGCCGCAGCCGCGGCGGCGGCCGAGCTCACACACGTGCCGACCGCGTACACCGCCGACCTGGACCTCTCGGTGCTGCACCCCGGGCAGGACGTGCTCGTGCGCGGTGCCGGGCTGGCCTTCGTCGACCTGGTCACCCTGCTTACCGGTGGGCGCGGTGGCGTCCACGAGCGGGACGCCGACGGCCGGCTGGTCTACCGCCCCTCGGGCGCGGAGCCGGTGCTGCACGTGGGCTCCCGCCGGGGCACCCCCTACAAGGCCAAGCTGGGCTACCCGTGGGCCGGGCCGCCGGTGCCGCTGCGGTTCTTCACCCCCGACGCGCTCACCGCGCGCTTCGGCGACCGGCCGCTGGACCTGCGCGCCGACCTCGCCCCGGTGATCGCCCGGGAGCTGGGCTGGGCGCACCACACCGAGCTGTTCCGGGCCCACCCGGAGCGGGTCGCGATGCCGTGGGCGGAGTTCGCCGAGGCGTACGCGGCCACCGACGACCCGACCGAGCTGGTCGCTGCCGCCGTCCCCGACCCCGCCGACCGGTTCGACCTGGCCCGGCTGGACCGGCCGTTGGCCGGCGCACGGTTCTCCTCCGACGAGGAGCTCCAGGAGTGGGTGCGCGGCTACGTCCGCGCCGACCTCGCCCGGGCCGCCGACCCCGCACACAGCGCCGACCAGGCGGTGTTCACCGCGCTGCTGTTCTGCCACGGGACCATCGCCGGGCTGGTGCGGGCCGGCCGGCTGACCCCCCGCTCCGAGCGGGAGGACGTCAGCGGCTGGTGGATGAACCTGTTCAGCCACCTGGCCAGCGGCCCGCCGTCCCCGCGGCTGGAAGAGCTCCTCGCGCTGTCCGAGGCCGGTGTCGTCCGGTTCACCGGCGCCGACACCGTCGTGGGTCTGGAGGACTCCCGCTGGGTCGCCCGCTCGTCGAGCACCGACACGGTGACGACGGCGACCGCGCTGGTCGAGGCCCGGGTGCCGGCCGTCGACGTCGGGCGCACCACCGACCCGCTGCTGCGGGCGCTGCTGGCGCGCGGGGTGGCCGCGGAGCAGGCCGGCTCGGGCCGGCTGCACGTGGACGCCGCGTTCCGGCTGGTGTCCGCGCAGGGCATGCCCTCGGCGCGGGTGTCCGCAGTCGGGTTCTGGACGTCGGGGGCGCAGGTCGCGGCCTTCGCCCGGCCGGGCACGAACGCGCCCTTCTTCCACCAGAACGACGCGCTGGCCGCCGCGCTGTGGTCGGCGGCGGTCCGGGTGACGACGGTGCGCGCCGCCTGA
- a CDS encoding amino acid ABC transporter permease, with product MTALQTRPSESAVPPAGTPYDQFTVVKAKNPGRWAATAVVAVLLAMVLNSLITNPRWEWDVVVAYLGEVSIIRGVWTTIQLTLITAVLGFALGTVLALMRLSRSPLLRSVSWGYTWVFRSVPLILQLLLWYNLAYLYQTLEIGIPFGPAFASVETLSLIGKFGAAILGLGLHQAAYSAEIVRAGILSVDQGQHEAAASLGIPRRRQSTKIVLPQAMRTIVPTAVNEIIGLFKGTSIVYVLALGELFYTVSVIYGRTQRVLPMLVVAAIWYVVLTTVVTVVQYYVERYYAKGAVRTLPLTPLQRLRGNLTAGISRVRSTSGQDPVTR from the coding sequence ATGACCGCCCTGCAGACCCGCCCGTCGGAGTCCGCCGTCCCACCCGCGGGCACGCCCTACGACCAGTTCACCGTGGTCAAGGCGAAGAACCCCGGCCGCTGGGCGGCCACCGCGGTGGTCGCGGTGCTGCTGGCGATGGTGCTGAACTCGCTGATCACCAACCCACGGTGGGAGTGGGACGTCGTCGTCGCCTACCTCGGCGAGGTCTCGATCATCCGGGGCGTCTGGACGACCATCCAGCTCACCCTCATCACCGCGGTGCTCGGCTTCGCCCTGGGCACGGTGCTCGCGCTGATGCGGTTGTCCCGCTCGCCGCTGCTGCGCTCGGTCAGCTGGGGCTACACCTGGGTGTTCCGCTCCGTGCCGCTGATCCTGCAGCTGCTGCTCTGGTACAACCTCGCCTACCTGTACCAGACCCTGGAGATCGGGATCCCGTTCGGCCCGGCCTTCGCGAGCGTCGAGACGCTGTCGCTGATCGGCAAGTTCGGCGCCGCCATCCTCGGCCTGGGCCTGCACCAGGCCGCCTACTCCGCCGAGATCGTCCGGGCCGGCATCCTCTCGGTCGACCAGGGCCAGCACGAGGCGGCCGCCAGCCTGGGCATCCCGCGGCGCCGGCAGTCCACGAAGATCGTGCTGCCGCAGGCGATGCGGACCATCGTGCCCACCGCGGTCAACGAGATCATCGGCCTGTTCAAGGGCACCTCGATCGTCTACGTGCTGGCCCTGGGCGAGCTGTTCTACACCGTGAGCGTCATCTACGGCCGCACCCAGCGGGTGCTGCCGATGCTGGTGGTCGCCGCCATCTGGTACGTCGTGCTGACCACCGTCGTCACGGTGGTCCAGTACTACGTGGAGCGGTACTACGCCAAGGGCGCGGTCCGCACGCTGCCACTGACCCCGCTGCAACGACTGCGGGGCAACCTGACCGCGGGCATCTCGCGGGTGCGTTCCACCTCGGGCCAGGACCCGGTGACCCGATGA
- a CDS encoding amino acid ABC transporter ATP-binding protein: protein MTALETPPGRVEVHGVHKSFGTNEVLHGVDLVVEPGSVTVVLGPSGSGKSTLLRSINHLETVDRGFVALDGELVGYRRKGDKLHELKEKDLLRQRTRFGFVFQSFNLFPHLTALENVVEAPVSAQGRNRREVEAEARELLARVGLADKADAHPRQLSGGQQQRVAIARALAMKPAVLLFDEPTSALDPELVGEVLAVIADLASTGTTMIVVTHEIGFARQAADQIVFMDEGRVVEQGTPEQVLDHPQHERTQAFLAKVL, encoded by the coding sequence ATGACCGCCCTGGAGACGCCTCCCGGTCGCGTGGAGGTGCACGGGGTGCACAAGTCCTTCGGGACCAACGAGGTGCTGCACGGCGTGGACCTGGTGGTCGAGCCCGGCAGCGTGACCGTCGTCCTCGGGCCCTCGGGGTCGGGCAAGTCGACGCTGCTCAGGTCGATCAACCACCTGGAGACCGTGGACCGCGGCTTCGTGGCACTGGACGGGGAGCTGGTCGGCTACCGCCGCAAGGGCGACAAGCTGCACGAGCTCAAGGAGAAGGACCTGCTCCGCCAGCGCACCCGGTTCGGCTTCGTCTTCCAGTCCTTCAACCTCTTCCCGCACCTGACCGCCCTGGAGAACGTCGTCGAGGCGCCCGTGTCCGCCCAGGGCCGCAACCGGCGCGAGGTGGAGGCCGAGGCCCGCGAGCTGCTGGCCCGGGTGGGCCTCGCCGACAAGGCCGACGCGCACCCCCGTCAGCTGTCCGGAGGACAGCAGCAGCGGGTCGCGATCGCCCGCGCACTGGCCATGAAGCCCGCCGTCCTGCTCTTCGACGAGCCCACCTCGGCGCTGGACCCCGAGCTGGTCGGTGAGGTGCTGGCCGTGATCGCCGACCTGGCCTCCACCGGGACCACGATGATCGTGGTCACCCACGAGATCGGCTTCGCCCGCCAGGCCGCCGACCAGATCGTCTTCATGGACGAGGGCCGTGTGGTCGAGCAGGGCACCCCCGAGCAGGTCCTCGACCACCCGCAGCACGAACGGACCCAGGCCTTCCTGGCCAAGGTCCTCTGA
- a CDS encoding ABC transporter substrate-binding protein has product MKLSHLVGALPVAAVLLLTACTSSAEIEAEARSDAAGGTSAETALVVDTSPEQADRIRTEEDPDAAALVPADIAEDGVLRVGVNGAGDPPLGFLADDNATVVGSEVDIAQLVADGLGLELEIVNTTWEAWPLGVQSGDLEAVFSNVGVNAERLQLFDFATYRQGIMAFIAAPDSGLDITDAAGISGLRVGVGSGTNQERILLDWNAELEAAGEEPATLDYYVSAADALLAIQSGRLDTYIGPNPNAVYQESVGDLEIVGSVNAGWPNTTYVAATVLKGNGLAEAVEASLQNAFDDGTYAGTLERWGLSDEAVEAPEVNPTVAS; this is encoded by the coding sequence GTGAAGCTCTCCCACCTGGTCGGCGCCCTGCCGGTCGCCGCCGTCCTGCTGCTGACCGCCTGCACCAGCTCCGCCGAGATCGAGGCCGAGGCCCGTTCGGACGCTGCGGGTGGCACCTCCGCCGAGACCGCCCTGGTGGTGGACACCTCCCCGGAGCAGGCCGACCGGATCCGGACCGAGGAGGACCCCGACGCGGCCGCCCTGGTGCCGGCCGACATCGCCGAGGACGGGGTGCTGCGGGTCGGCGTCAACGGCGCCGGCGACCCCCCGCTGGGCTTCCTGGCCGACGACAACGCCACCGTCGTCGGCAGCGAGGTCGACATCGCCCAGCTGGTCGCCGACGGTCTCGGCCTGGAGCTCGAGATCGTCAACACCACCTGGGAGGCGTGGCCGCTGGGCGTGCAGTCCGGCGACCTGGAGGCCGTCTTCTCCAACGTGGGGGTGAACGCCGAGCGGCTGCAGCTGTTCGACTTCGCCACCTACCGCCAGGGGATCATGGCCTTCATCGCCGCCCCCGACAGCGGGCTGGACATCACCGACGCCGCGGGCATCTCGGGCCTGCGGGTGGGCGTCGGTTCGGGCACCAACCAGGAGCGCATCCTGCTGGACTGGAACGCCGAGCTCGAGGCGGCCGGGGAGGAGCCGGCGACGCTGGACTACTACGTCAGCGCCGCCGACGCCCTGCTGGCCATCCAGTCCGGCCGGCTGGACACCTACATCGGCCCCAACCCCAACGCGGTCTACCAGGAGTCCGTCGGTGACCTGGAGATCGTCGGCTCGGTGAACGCCGGCTGGCCGAACACGACCTACGTGGCGGCCACCGTGCTCAAGGGCAACGGCCTGGCCGAGGCCGTCGAGGCCTCGCTGCAGAACGCCTTCGACGACGGCACGTACGCCGGGACGCTGGAGCGCTGGGGCCTGTCCGACGAGGCCGTCGAGGCCCCGGAGGTGAACCCCACCGTCGCCAGCTGA
- a CDS encoding OsmC family protein, which translates to MATRPKASVVPFTHHAEGSGVGQQITVGGDAGHVFDVDTYPAFGGADASPSPLSYVLAALSSCNQITASIVAKELGVTLGAWTFDVQGDLDTAVMVGGEDGNANFDSVTVRATVATDADEETFAKLQAETERRCPVTQLFVRSGLEYTADWVAQPLS; encoded by the coding sequence ATGGCCACCCGTCCCAAGGCGAGCGTCGTTCCCTTCACCCACCACGCGGAGGGCAGCGGCGTCGGCCAGCAGATCACCGTGGGCGGCGACGCCGGCCACGTGTTCGACGTCGACACCTACCCGGCCTTCGGCGGCGCGGACGCCTCGCCGAGCCCGCTGTCCTACGTGCTCGCGGCGTTGAGCTCCTGCAACCAGATCACCGCCTCGATCGTCGCCAAGGAGCTCGGGGTGACCCTGGGCGCCTGGACCTTCGACGTCCAGGGCGACCTCGACACCGCCGTCATGGTCGGTGGCGAGGACGGCAACGCCAACTTCGACTCCGTCACCGTGCGGGCCACCGTGGCCACCGACGCCGACGAGGAGACCTTCGCGAAGCTGCAGGCCGAGACCGAGCGCCGCTGCCCGGTCACCCAGCTCTTCGTGCGTTCCGGCCTGGAGTACACCGCCGACTGGGTCGCCCAGCCGCTCTCCTGA
- a CDS encoding aminotransferase class V-fold PLP-dependent enzyme: MSTALDRRTAPLLPTTGADTLVPLVDGNTATYANLDVAASAPALAAVAARVAEALPLYASVHRGAGYLSQVSTALYESARDTVAAFVGARADDVCVLTRNTTDALSVLAGCLPVDGAVLVLDVEHHADLLPWQQRSRELCDVLTAAPTVAGTLDLLADALAARRYVLVAVTGASNVTGESLPLRRVTELAHAAGALVLVDGAQLVPHRRFSLADSGADWVAFSGHKAYAPFGTGALVGRRDWLDSGRPYLPGGGAVAQVEVAATTWVPAPHRHEGGSPNVLGAVALAAACDALAALAPGALEDHERALRTRLVAGLGAVPGVRLLRIWSDSVDPTGVVSFTVEGADPGLVAAFLSAEHGIGVRDGRFCAHPLLARLGVPGGALRASVGVGTSSADVDRLVAAVARFVAVGPAVEYAVVDGRYQPVADPRPLAGLAGADLSAVARGAGCGPAPAR, translated from the coding sequence ATGTCCACCGCACTCGACCGCCGCACCGCCCCGCTGCTGCCCACCACGGGCGCGGACACCCTCGTCCCGCTGGTCGACGGCAACACCGCCACGTACGCCAACCTCGACGTCGCGGCCAGCGCCCCCGCGCTGGCCGCGGTCGCGGCCCGGGTCGCCGAGGCGCTGCCGCTCTACGCCAGCGTGCACCGCGGTGCCGGGTACCTCTCCCAGGTCTCCACCGCCCTGTACGAGTCGGCCCGGGACACCGTCGCCGCGTTCGTCGGCGCCCGCGCCGATGACGTCTGCGTGCTGACCCGCAACACCACCGACGCGCTGTCGGTGCTCGCCGGCTGCCTGCCCGTCGACGGCGCCGTCCTCGTGCTGGACGTCGAGCACCACGCCGACCTGCTGCCCTGGCAGCAGCGCTCCCGCGAGCTCTGCGACGTGCTCACCGCGGCGCCGACGGTGGCCGGCACCCTCGACCTGCTGGCCGACGCGCTGGCCGCCCGCCGGTACGTGCTGGTCGCCGTCACCGGCGCCTCGAACGTGACGGGGGAGTCCCTCCCGCTGCGCCGGGTCACCGAGCTGGCCCACGCCGCGGGGGCGCTCGTGCTGGTCGACGGCGCGCAGCTGGTCCCGCACCGCCGGTTCTCCCTGGCCGACTCCGGCGCCGACTGGGTCGCCTTCTCCGGCCACAAGGCCTACGCCCCGTTCGGCACCGGCGCCCTGGTCGGGCGCCGCGACTGGCTGGACTCCGGCCGGCCGTACCTGCCCGGTGGCGGGGCCGTCGCCCAGGTCGAGGTGGCGGCGACGACCTGGGTGCCCGCGCCCCACCGGCACGAGGGCGGCTCGCCCAACGTGCTGGGGGCCGTCGCCCTGGCCGCGGCCTGCGACGCGTTGGCCGCGTTGGCCCCGGGCGCCCTGGAGGACCACGAGCGGGCCCTGCGCACCCGGCTGGTCGCCGGACTGGGGGCCGTCCCCGGTGTCCGGCTGCTGCGCATCTGGTCGGACTCCGTCGACCCCACCGGCGTCGTCAGCTTCACCGTGGAGGGCGCCGACCCCGGGCTGGTGGCCGCGTTCCTGTCCGCCGAGCACGGCATCGGGGTGCGCGACGGCCGCTTCTGCGCGCACCCGCTGCTGGCCCGGCTCGGCGTGCCCGGCGGTGCGCTGAGGGCCAGCGTGGGGGTCGGCACGTCCTCGGCCGACGTCGACCGGCTGGTCGCCGCGGTGGCCCGGTTCGTCGCCGTCGGCCCCGCCGTGGAGTACGCGGTCGTCGACGGTCGGTACCAGCCGGTGGCCGACCCGCGGCCGCTGGCCGGGCTGGCCGGGGCCGACCTGTCGGCCGTCGCCCGCGGCGCCGGTTGCGGGCCCGCGCCGGCTCGCTGA